Proteins from a genomic interval of Nostoc sp. TCL240-02:
- a CDS encoding P-loop NTPase fold protein, which yields MKTTFNLSRFYKACNPSYTLNISNVLDRQYYIDFADVRGCKIVEELQRTIVRISPDEPTCQLFTGHIGCGKSTELQRLKTELELAGFHVVYFESSQDLDMADIDISDILLSVARQVSASLEGINIKLKGGYFTNLFKEVGDFLQSPIELSGQAELSLGIAKITAKTKDSTQMRNQLRQYLEPRTNSILQAINEEILERAIEQLKLRGQKGLVVIVDNLDRVDMRPLASGRSQPEYLFIDRGEQLRRLKCHLVYTIPLTLIFSNEYETLKNRLGGGIAPKVLPMVLVRQRDGSDYEPGMSLVRQLVLARAFPEVPLNERLLLITELFDHSQTLDRICRVSGGHIRNLLGLLYSCLQRQDPPFSRECLEAVIKDYRDDLLLAIDESQWELLFEVVQQQRVKGESDYQSLLRSMYLFEYRDPLGRWFGISPALAETEKVLAWQQKK from the coding sequence ATGAAAACGACATTCAATTTGTCACGTTTTTATAAAGCATGTAACCCAAGCTACACGCTTAATATAAGCAACGTGTTAGATCGCCAGTATTACATAGATTTTGCTGATGTCCGTGGTTGCAAGATTGTCGAAGAATTGCAACGCACTATAGTTCGGATTTCTCCTGATGAGCCAACCTGTCAGTTATTTACGGGTCACATTGGCTGCGGTAAATCGACGGAATTGCAGCGCCTCAAAACAGAACTAGAATTGGCAGGATTTCATGTGGTTTATTTTGAGTCCAGTCAAGACTTAGACATGGCTGATATTGATATCAGCGATATTTTGCTGAGTGTAGCCCGTCAAGTTAGTGCCAGTTTAGAAGGTATTAACATCAAACTCAAAGGTGGTTACTTTACCAATTTGTTTAAAGAAGTAGGCGATTTTCTACAAAGCCCCATAGAGCTTTCTGGACAAGCAGAATTATCCTTGGGTATTGCCAAAATTACCGCCAAAACCAAAGATAGCACTCAGATGCGGAATCAACTGAGGCAATATTTGGAACCACGTACCAATAGTATTTTGCAAGCGATTAACGAAGAAATTTTAGAAAGGGCTATTGAACAGTTAAAGCTGCGGGGTCAAAAAGGACTGGTAGTGATCGTAGATAATTTGGATCGAGTCGATATGCGTCCCTTAGCATCAGGGCGATCGCAACCAGAATATCTCTTTATCGACCGAGGTGAACAGCTACGTCGACTCAAATGCCATCTAGTTTACACAATTCCGCTAACACTAATTTTCTCCAATGAGTATGAAACACTCAAAAATCGCCTGGGGGGAGGGATTGCACCAAAAGTACTGCCGATGGTATTAGTGCGGCAAAGAGATGGCAGTGATTACGAACCAGGGATGTCACTAGTACGCCAGTTAGTCTTAGCAAGAGCTTTTCCAGAAGTTCCTTTGAATGAAAGGCTTTTATTAATTACAGAATTATTCGATCATTCCCAAACCTTAGATCGGATATGTCGCGTTAGCGGTGGCCATATTCGTAACTTATTAGGTTTACTTTATAGCTGCCTGCAACGACAAGATCCACCTTTTTCTAGAGAATGCTTAGAAGCTGTGATTAAAGACTACCGAGACGATCTGCTATTAGCTATTGATGAATCCCAGTGGGAATTATTGTTTGAAGTAGTTCAACAACAGAGAGTTAAAGGTGAGTCTGACTATCAAAGCTTACTACGAAGTATGTATTTGTTCGAATATCGTGACCCTCTGGGGCGCTGGTTTGGCATCAGTCCAGCCCTAGCAGAAACAGAAAAAGTTTTAGCTTGGCAACAAAAAAAGTAA
- a CDS encoding cell division protein FtsQ/DivIB, protein MAGIISVSRTDLAQRRKKLRRRRQMRIIQAIWRTFAITGLAGGLLWVAVQPVWVLKTPKQVVMKSGNQLLSNETTQSLLVLSYPQSLWRIEPAAIANSLKKQPTIAQAIVRRRLFPPGLNIEIQERVPVAITQTASGANQGTGNKKVTIGLLDASGAWIPLEKYTSLNPTRKLPNLRVIGSPKQYCLNWTQIHQAISQSTVKVVEIDCQNPANLILKTELGNVHLGVPGSLLSEQIKVLAQMRHLSAKLDSGQIEYIDLKNPDFPLVQMNQKDQKLTPKNPKNI, encoded by the coding sequence ATGGCTGGCATAATATCAGTTTCCCGCACGGATCTAGCGCAGCGTCGTAAAAAATTACGTCGGCGACGGCAGATGAGAATTATTCAAGCTATTTGGCGAACTTTTGCCATTACCGGTTTGGCAGGTGGATTGCTGTGGGTAGCAGTTCAACCAGTATGGGTGTTAAAAACTCCCAAACAAGTAGTGATGAAATCAGGCAATCAATTACTCTCAAATGAGACAACTCAATCCCTATTAGTGTTATCTTATCCCCAATCTTTGTGGCGGATTGAACCAGCAGCGATCGCCAACTCTTTGAAAAAACAACCAACTATTGCCCAAGCGATCGTGAGACGCCGCCTGTTTCCTCCCGGATTAAACATCGAAATCCAAGAACGAGTCCCTGTCGCAATTACTCAAACAGCAAGTGGGGCAAATCAGGGCACTGGCAATAAAAAAGTCACAATCGGCTTACTAGATGCAAGTGGGGCCTGGATACCTTTAGAAAAATACACATCACTGAATCCCACTAGGAAATTACCCAATCTCAGAGTAATTGGATCGCCCAAACAATACTGTCTCAACTGGACTCAAATTCATCAAGCTATCAGCCAAAGTACTGTGAAAGTAGTGGAAATTGATTGCCAAAATCCAGCGAATTTAATTTTGAAAACAGAACTAGGAAATGTGCATCTTGGCGTTCCAGGTTCCCTGTTGTCTGAACAAATTAAGGTACTCGCCCAAATGCGCCATTTATCAGCGAAACTCGATTCTGGTCAAATAGAGTATATTGATCTGAAAAATCCCGATTTTCCCTTAGTACAAATGAACCAAAAAGATCAAAAATTAACTCCCAAAAACCCTAAAAATATCTAG